Part of the Paenibacillus sp. JNUCC32 genome is shown below.
TGCAGGCTGCTTACGATTCATCGACAATATCGAAATAAACCGTGGCCCGATAAGCCCGGCTTCTTGGAGGCAGGAGTCTTCGCTCAGGACGCGGGGACTCTTGTCTTCATTATTTTTAAAGTTCGGCGTGTAAGTGATCTTCGATTTGGGACCGTGACATCAAAAAAAGGTACAAATATGCGGGATTCGGCAATTTCTAATTCTGTTATCAGATGTTACAACAAGGTGGAATGGAGGTTGTGTTCGATGCTCATTGACGCCCATCAGCATTTTTGGAAAATCGAACGCAACGATTACGGATGGATTACGCCCGAAATTCCGGTGCTTTACCGCGACTATTGCCTTCCGATCTCAAACCGCATTTGCAGAGACACGGCATCGGCCATACGATTCTTGTTCCGGCTGCGCCGACGATCGAGGAAACCGAATTCATTCTGAAATTAAGCGAAACGGCCGATTGCATCTAGGGTCATGGAACCCTGGAGAAGCCATATGGCAGAAATCGCCCAATATCCGAACATCTTCTGCAAGCTTTCGGGGACGGTAACGGAGGCCGACCGTAAGGGCTGGAACAAGGTCGATTTTCTTGCATACGTCCATGAAACGCTTGCGAAATGACGGTGCAGGGCAGCCGTAATGCGACGCGGGAGGACTTCGAGCGGGTGATTGCGGCCATAACCGGCGGCTGCATTGACATCGGCGATTACATTACCCACCGAAGCTCGCTCGAGGACATGATCGACAGGTTCGACAGCTGGCTCTTGCCGGAATCGAAGGTGATCAAGGCGTTGGTGGAGCTGAACTAGTTCAAAATAGCGATAGCGGATTGGAGGAGAAGCATGACAAGTTTGAATGGCATGGAACTGAAGCATCGCTTGTGGTATAGGAAACCGGCGGCAGAATGGAATGAGGCGCTGCCGATCGGAAACGGCCGGCTGGGCGCGATGATCTTCGGCGGCACGGCCGAGGAGAAGCTGCAGCTTAACGAGGATTCGGTATGGTACGGGGGCCCGCGCGACCGCAACAACGAAGATGCGCTGCCCCATTTGCCCGAGATCCGCAAGCTGATTATGGAAGGCAGGCTGCAGGAAGCGGAGGAGCTGGCGGCGATGACGATGGCGGGGCTGCCCGAAGCGCAGCGGCACTATGTGCCGCTCGGCGATCTGCTGCTGTCGTTCGGTCAGCCTGGCCAGGTTGCCGAGGATTACATGCGGGAGCTTGATTTGGAGCGCGGTGTATCCCGGGTCAGCTATCGGATCGGCGGGATCAGGTATACGCGCGAGCTGTTTGCAAGTTATCCGGATCAGGCGATCGTCATCCGCATCACCGCCGACAAGCAGGAGGTGGTCACGTTTAAAGCCCGGTTCAACCGCCGGAACTGGAGGTACGTGGAGAAGACGGACAAATGGGAGGCGAGCGGGCTGGTCATGCGCGGGGATTGCGGCGGCGAAGGAGGCAGCTCCTTCAGCGCCGTCTTGAAGGCGGTCCCGGAAGGCGGCGTCTGCCGCATGCTTGGCGAGTATTTGCTGGTGGACGGCGCAAGCTCGGTCACATTGCTGCTTGCCGCCGGAACGACGTTCCGGCATCCCGACCCGGAGCTTGACGGCAAACGGCGGCTGGAGGAGTTGAGCCGAGTTCCGTATGCCGAGCTGTTAGCCCGGCATGTCGCCGATTACCGCGAGCTGTACGGACGGGTCGAACTGAAGCTGCCCGAGAATCCGGACAAAGCCGCGCTCCCGACCGACGAACGGTTGAAGCGGTTCCAACACGGCGAGGAAGATCATGGCCTGATCACGACCTATTTTCAATTCGGGCGCTACCTGCTCATTGCCTCCAGCCGGCCGGGCTCTCTGCCCGCGAATCTTCAAGGCATCTGGAACGACAGCTTTACCCCGCCGTGGGACAGCAAATTCACGATCAATATCAATGCGCAGATGAATTATTGGCATGCGGAAAACTGTAATTTAGCCGAATGCCACGAGCCGTTGTTCGATTTGATCGAAAGGATGCGTGAGCCCGGGCGGGTCACGGCCGGCGTCATGTACGGCTGCCGGGGCTTCACCGCGCATCACAATACGGATATTTGGGCGGACACGGCCCCGCAGGATACGTACCTTCCTGCTTCCTTCTGGCCGATGGGCGCCGCCTGGCTGTGCCTGCATCTGTGGGAGCATTACCGATTCGGTCAGGATCGATATTTTCTGGCGCGGGCATACGAGACGATGAAGGAGGCGGCGTTGTTCCTGCTCGATTATTTAATCGAGGACAACGAAGGTGGTCTGGTGACATGTCCGTCCGTCTCCCCCGAGAACAGCTACATGCTGCCCAATGGCGAAACAGGTGTTCTCTGCGCCGGGGCCACGATGGATTTTCAGATTATCGAAGCGCTGTTTGAGGCTTGCATCCGCAGCGGAGAAATCATCGAGAAGGATGAGGCGTTCCGCGAGGATCTCGCTGCCGCCTTGAAGCGGCTGCCCAAACCGCAGATCGGCAAACATGGGCAAATTCAGGAGTGGATGGAGGATTACGAGGAAGTGGAACCGGGACATCGCCACATCTCCCATCTGTTTGCGCTTTATCCGGGCGAAGGCATTAACGTGGATTCCACACCGGAGCTCGCCGCAGCCGCTCGAACGACTTTGGAACGAAGGTTGGCTAACGGCGGCGGACACACCGGCTGGAGCCGGGCGTGGATCATCAACTTCTGGGCACGACTGTTGGATGCCGACAAAGCTTACGAAAACGTAAGAGCGATGCTTCACCACTCTACGCTGCCTAACCTTTTCGACAACCATCCGCCGTTTCAAATCGATGGTAATTTCGGCGGCACGGCGGGCATTGCCGAGATGCTGCTGCAAAGCCACGCTGGTTTGATCCGTTTGCTGCCCGCTTTGCCTAACAGCTGGAGCGATGGGGAAGTCAGAGGGCTGCGGGCACGTGGCGGCTTCACCTTGAATTTCACCTGGACGAAGGGACAGGTTACTGAAGTGGTCGTGTCCTGCGCACTTTCCGGTCCATGCCGTTTACAAGCACCTGGACTTGACCCTGTTTCCTTTACGGGGGAAGCCGGCCGCTCCTACACGTTCACCAAGAAAAGGGAGGAGTGAACATCAATTAACTTAATTGCTCGTGATACGCATTATTAATGAGGCTGCGGATCCGGCTCATCATCTAATGACTGCTGCTGGACTCGGTTTCTGTATTCACTGGGCGCCATCCCCGTCCACCGCTTGAACTGGCGGCTGAAATGCGCATTGGTCTTATATCCTAGCATCATCGCGATATGGTCTATGCTTAAATCCGTTTGCTTTAACAGCCGCTGAGCTTCGCCCAAAAGGGTTTCTGACAAGAACTTGCGAGGTGCTTTGCCGTACACTTCACGAAAGATCCGATTCACCTGCGACGGACTAAGGTTCAGCTCCTTGGCGATGTCTTGGATCCAGGTTCGCTCGGTCTCCTGAATTTCACCGTGAAGATGGATATATTTTACGGAGTCTTCAATTTGCTCGGCGATCTGTCGGGCGATAGCTTCTTTTTTCGATAAGGTGACGGATGGGGTCTGAGACAGCTGTCCGACCAGGGAGCCGAGCAGTTCAAAGACGGCGGCATGCACTTTCATCTGTTTGAAGGCCGGCGGTGGGCTGGATAAGTGCTCTGTGGCCAGACAGTAGAGTGTAGAGAGAGAAGAAGACAGTCCCTGGGCTAAAACCGAATCAGCCGGATAATAAATGTCCTTGCAGCGGTTGAGTTCTCTGCAAAAGGATGTATCGTGAACGCTGAAATGGACGGAAAAGTAAGTGAAACCTTGCGGACCGGCGCCGGTGCAGGAATGCGTCATACCGGGGCGGATGAACAACAAGTCTCCAACGGACTGTTTGTACAGCTGTCCATTTACCACCATATTCATCTCTCCGTCCATCATCCAATGAATTTCGTACATGGAATGCTCGTGGGACGGATAAGTCCAGCGGGAACCCACTTTTCTTGCATGCAGCCCCAATAATTGAAAAGACATGCGAACATCGGGCAGACGGCCTAAATATACGGCTTCGGAAAACTTGGTCACAGCAAACCTCCTCGGTATGTCCTGTTTTCCAGTAACGGTTAGACTCATCTTAACAGAAAAATCATGCGTGAAAAGGGTAAATCGTCGTAGAGATTAGCGCATCGTCATAGACGATCGGTGGTGCTATCGTAGTAATATCAACCCGAAGGGGAAGAAATGGGGGCAAGCCTGAATGAGAATTATTCGATTTCTAGACAGGCAACAGAAGCGGCTGGCAGCCGTTACGGATGATGAAGCAGCCTATCGTCTGCCGCAGCCAGATTTTATGACTTTGATCCATCAAGCCAGGGAACGCGGGATCTCTCCTGTCCAACTGGTTGAAAGCGCTTTTAGTCCTGCGAATGAGTTGGCTGGTGACTGGACTTCTCTGCACCTTGTCACGCCAGTGGAAGCACCGGAGGTATGGGCGGCAGGCGTTACGTATCAACAAAGCCGCGAAGCACGAAATTATGAAGCTACGGATGGAAAACTGGATGCGGAGACATTTTACGACAAAGTTTATGAGGCAGAAAGGCCGGAAATCTTTTTCAAATCCACGGCCGCCCGCACCATCGGACCGAACGAGGCCGTCACGCTGCGCAGTGATTCCACATGGCAGATCCCTGAGCCTGAGCTGGGATTGGTGCTTGGCGCAGATGGCAGCATTGTGGGATATATCGTCGGCAATGACATGAGCTGCCGCGATATTGAAGGGGAGAACCCGCTGTATTTGCCGCAAGCCAAAATATGGCGCAAATCCTGCTCCATCGGACCGGCCATCCGGCTTGCGGAAACGGTGCAGAATCCATATGCATTCAGCATCGTCTGCGAGATTTACCGCGAGGGGCGCATGGTCGTTAAGAGCGAGGCCAGTACGAGTGAATTAAACCGAAAGCTGGATGAACTGGTCTCCTTCCTGGCAAAAGACAATGATTTGTTTGACGGTACGGTGCTTTTGACAGGCACGAGCATTGTGCCGCCTAATGAGTTCACGCTTGAGCCCGGGGACCGGATTGAAATTTCGATCAGCAGCATCGGTACGCTGGTGAACCCTGTTTTATCAAACTAGTTTTGAATAAGGAGGACGTACTTCCATGACGGCATTTCAAGGAGAACAAGTATACAGGAACTATATCAACGGAGAATGGATGAAGGCTGCGTCCGGAGAAACCGAACCCAGCATCAATCCGGCAAACCGGAATGAGGTAGTCGGGTATGTACCGGTTTCCGGTATAGAGGATCTGAACCGTGCTGTCGCAGCGGCCAAAGCAGCAGGCCGAGCCTGGCGGCGATTAACCGGCGCGGAACGCGGCAATGTTCTGTACAAGGCCGCGAATGTGCTGGAACGCCGGGCCGACGAGGTCGCCGAGGCCATGACCAGGGAAATGGGAAAAACGCTCGCAGAAGCTAAGGGAGAGACGATGCGCGGCGTCGCGATCCTAAGGTATTACGCCGGCGAAGGGATGCGAAAAATCGGCGATGTCATTCCTTCCACGGACAGCGAAGCGCTGATGTTTACGACTCGAGTACCGCTTGGCGTCGTGGGCGTCATTGCCCCATGGAATTTTCCCGTAGCGATTCCGATTTGGAAGACGGCCCCGGCATTGATATTCGGCAATACGGTTGTGTTAAAGCCCGCACAGGAAACGGCGGTCACGGCAGCCAAAATCATCGAATGCTTTGAGGAAGCGGGAATTCCGGCAGGTGTTCTCAATCTTGTATGCGGCAGAGGATCGGTGATCGGATCTGCGCTTTCCGAGCATCCGGATGTCAACGGGATTACGTTCACAGGTTCCAACGAAGTCGGAAAACGGGTCGGCGTCGCCGCTTTGGGGCGCGGGGCCAAGTATCAGCTTGAAATGGGCGGCAAAAATCCGATCATTATCGCGGCAGATGCGGACCTGGACTTGGCAGTCGAGGCGACCATCAGCGGCGGCTTGAAATCCACCGGCCAAAAATGCACCGCCACCAGCCGGGTCATTGTTGAGCGGAAAGTATATGAA
Proteins encoded:
- a CDS encoding fumarylacetoacetate hydrolase family protein; protein product: MRIIRFLDRQQKRLAAVTDDEAAYRLPQPDFMTLIHQARERGISPVQLVESAFSPANELAGDWTSLHLVTPVEAPEVWAAGVTYQQSREARNYEATDGKLDAETFYDKVYEAERPEIFFKSTAARTIGPNEAVTLRSDSTWQIPEPELGLVLGADGSIVGYIVGNDMSCRDIEGENPLYLPQAKIWRKSCSIGPAIRLAETVQNPYAFSIVCEIYREGRMVVKSEASTSELNRKLDELVSFLAKDNDLFDGTVLLTGTSIVPPNEFTLEPGDRIEISISSIGTLVNPVLSN
- a CDS encoding glycoside hydrolase family 95 protein, with amino-acid sequence MTSLNGMELKHRLWYRKPAAEWNEALPIGNGRLGAMIFGGTAEEKLQLNEDSVWYGGPRDRNNEDALPHLPEIRKLIMEGRLQEAEELAAMTMAGLPEAQRHYVPLGDLLLSFGQPGQVAEDYMRELDLERGVSRVSYRIGGIRYTRELFASYPDQAIVIRITADKQEVVTFKARFNRRNWRYVEKTDKWEASGLVMRGDCGGEGGSSFSAVLKAVPEGGVCRMLGEYLLVDGASSVTLLLAAGTTFRHPDPELDGKRRLEELSRVPYAELLARHVADYRELYGRVELKLPENPDKAALPTDERLKRFQHGEEDHGLITTYFQFGRYLLIASSRPGSLPANLQGIWNDSFTPPWDSKFTININAQMNYWHAENCNLAECHEPLFDLIERMREPGRVTAGVMYGCRGFTAHHNTDIWADTAPQDTYLPASFWPMGAAWLCLHLWEHYRFGQDRYFLARAYETMKEAALFLLDYLIEDNEGGLVTCPSVSPENSYMLPNGETGVLCAGATMDFQIIEALFEACIRSGEIIEKDEAFREDLAAALKRLPKPQIGKHGQIQEWMEDYEEVEPGHRHISHLFALYPGEGINVDSTPELAAAARTTLERRLANGGGHTGWSRAWIINFWARLLDADKAYENVRAMLHHSTLPNLFDNHPPFQIDGNFGGTAGIAEMLLQSHAGLIRLLPALPNSWSDGEVRGLRARGGFTLNFTWTKGQVTEVVVSCALSGPCRLQAPGLDPVSFTGEAGRSYTFTKKREE
- a CDS encoding AraC family transcriptional regulator gives rise to the protein MTKFSEAVYLGRLPDVRMSFQLLGLHARKVGSRWTYPSHEHSMYEIHWMMDGEMNMVVNGQLYKQSVGDLLFIRPGMTHSCTGAGPQGFTYFSVHFSVHDTSFCRELNRCKDIYYPADSVLAQGLSSSLSTLYCLATEHLSSPPPAFKQMKVHAAVFELLGSLVGQLSQTPSVTLSKKEAIARQIAEQIEDSVKYIHLHGEIQETERTWIQDIAKELNLSPSQVNRIFREVYGKAPRKFLSETLLGEAQRLLKQTDLSIDHIAMMLGYKTNAHFSRQFKRWTGMAPSEYRNRVQQQSLDDEPDPQPH
- the gucD gene encoding alpha-ketoglutaric semialdehyde dehydrogenase GucD: MTAFQGEQVYRNYINGEWMKAASGETEPSINPANRNEVVGYVPVSGIEDLNRAVAAAKAAGRAWRRLTGAERGNVLYKAANVLERRADEVAEAMTREMGKTLAEAKGETMRGVAILRYYAGEGMRKIGDVIPSTDSEALMFTTRVPLGVVGVIAPWNFPVAIPIWKTAPALIFGNTVVLKPAQETAVTAAKIIECFEEAGIPAGVLNLVCGRGSVIGSALSEHPDVNGITFTGSNEVGKRVGVAALGRGAKYQLEMGGKNPIIIAADADLDLAVEATISGGLKSTGQKCTATSRVIVERKVYEAFKEKLLSQIREIRLGDGMSSESWMGPCANEGQLETVLNYIQKGHDEGAVLLTGGKRADAPGLEEGFYVQPTVFEGVASHMSIAREEIFGPVLALIAVDSLEEAIETANDSDFGLSASIYTQNVGAMLSFIRDMDAGLVRINAETAGVELQAPFGGMKMSSSHSREQGQAAIEFFTSIKTVFVKS